Proteins found in one Planococcus citri chromosome 2, ihPlaCitr1.1, whole genome shotgun sequence genomic segment:
- the LOC135836958 gene encoding aryl hydrocarbon receptor nuclear translocator homolog isoform X3 produces MSAITHSISATDGSKVVLQKRRTGSIASDEEEQSKFSRMEDDNLQDKERFASRENHCEIERRRRNKMTAYITELSDMVPTCSALARKPDKLTILRMAVAHMKALRGTGNTNNDGSYKPSFLTDQELKHLILEAADGFLFVVTCDSGRIIYVSDSIGPVLNHTQNDWFGSIIFDHLHPEDIEKVREQLSTQEPQNTGRILDLKTGTVKKEGHQSSMRFCMGSRRGFICRMKIGNLSPDSMAAGHLNRSRQRNSLGPSRDGQNFAVVHCTGYIKSWPPSGVQMERIMEEDSAHCCLIAIGRLQVTSTPNISDLSGSNSNSEFISRHSMDGKFTFVDQRVLQLLGYSPSELLGKSCFDFFHPEDQPHMKESFEEVLKMKGQVVSVLYRFRAKNREWVCLRTSAFAFLNPYTEDIEYIVCTNIVTTNRGMHSTTDNSESVSQVAYQSQQPGIDYSIPSGTRRDVYSSHLISPAPQHMIASNQRPNSTHNVYNYDPNPSPISYNSPSHQPQQQQQPPSNINRINKTSPAPAQPAWTLRQQQPVTEGYQYNQLSPSRSPNGPTYTQLNAGIRQNPAAAYHSGGAPANPGLWGWQGQTTESAGNANSPASHPVTVSTNPSGPPPHELSDMMVMQMLDENASTSFDALNMFSANFE; encoded by the exons ATGTCCGCAATCACTCATTCTATATCAG CTACCGACGGCAGCAAAGTGGTGCTTCAAAAGCGAAGAACTGGTTCTATAGC ATCAGATGAAGAGGAGCAAAGTAAATTCTCAAGAATGGAAGATGACAATTTGCAAGATAAAGAACGGTTTGCCA GTAGGGAGAATCATTGCGAAATAGAGAGAAGGCGCCGCAACAAGATGACTGCCTACATTACGGAGCTGTCGGATATGGTGCCTACGTGCAGTGCCTTGGCTCGAAAACCCGATAAATTAACCATACTCCGGATGGCAGTTGCTCATATGAAAGCTCTCAGAG GCACAGGAAATACAAATAACGATGGATCTTATAAGCCGTCATTTTTGACAGATCAAGAGTTGAAGCATTTAATTTTAGAAGCTGCGGACGGATTTTTATTCGTGGTAACTTGCGATTCCGGACGCATAATATACGTATCCGATTCCATTGGTCCAGTTCTAAATCATACTCAG AACGACTGGTTCGGTTCGATTATTTTCGATCATTTACATCCCGAGGATATAGAAAAAGTAAGGGAACAGCTTTCTACCCAAGAACCTCAAAACACTGGTAGAATATTGGATCTGAAAACTGGCACAGTGAAAAAAGAAGGACACCAAT CTTCGATGCGTTTCTGTATGGGATCTCGAAGAGGATTCATCTGTCGAATGAAAATTGGCAATCTGAGCCCCGATTCGATGGCAGCTGGCCATTTGAATCGCTCGAGACAACGAAACAGTCTGGGACCTTCGCGAGATGGACAAAATTTCGCAGTTGTTCATTGTACCGGTTACATTAAAAGCTGGCCTCCCTCTG GTGTACAAATGGAAAGGATCATGGAAGAAGATTCCGCGCATTGTTGTCTGATTGCTATCGGACGTTTACAAGTTACTTCTACGCCAAATATTTCTGATCTCTCAGGTTCAAATAGTAATTCAG AATTTATATCGAGACATTCGATGGATGGAAAGTTCACCTTTGTTGATCAAAGAGTTTTACAACTATTGGGCTACTCACCTTCCGAACTATTGGGCAAATCGTGTTTCGATTTCTTTCATCCGGAGGATCAACCTCATATGAAAGAAAGTTTCGAAGAAG tattgaaaatgaaaggacAGGTGGTCTCGGTCTTGTACCGGTTTCGTGCCAAAAATCGCGAATGGGTTTGTTTGAGAACGAGCGCATTCGCTTTTCTTAATCCATACACCGAAGATATCGAATACATCGTTTGTACAAATATCGTAACCACCAA TAGGGGTATGCATTCCACAACAGACAACAGCGAAAGCGTCAGTCAAGTTGCTTACCAAAGCCAACAGCCTGGTATTGATTACAGTATCCCTAGTGGAACCAGGAGAGACGTCTATTCGTCGCATTTAATTAGTCCGGCACCTCAACATATGATTG CGAGCAATCAACGGCCTAACAGCACTCACAACGTGTATAATTACGATCCTAATCCGTCTCCAATTAGTTATAATTCACCGAGTCATCaaccacaacaacaacagcaacctCCTAGTAACATAAATAGAATCAATAAAACTAGTCCAGCGCCCGCTCAACCAGCTTGGACCTTGCGGCAG cAACAGCCAGTAACCGAAGGTTATCAATACAATCAGCTCAGTCCATCTCGGTCACCAAACGGGCCAACTTATACCCAGTTGAATGCTGGCATTAGGCAAAATCCCGCAGCCGCCTATCACAGCGGTGGCGCTCCGGCTAATCCTG GTTTATGGGGTTGGCAAGGTCAGACGACAGAATCGGCTGGTAACGCAAACAGCCCTGCCAGTCATCCTGTGACCGTTTCAACGAATCCCAGTGGACCTCCCCCTCATGAGCTTTCTGACATGATGGTTATGCAAATGTTGGATGAAAATGCGTCCACATCATTCGACGCATTAAATATGTTCAGCGCTAATTTCGAATGA
- the LOC135836958 gene encoding aryl hydrocarbon receptor nuclear translocator homolog isoform X2 gives MSAITHSISATDGSKVVLQKRRTGSIASDEEEQSKFSRMEDDNLQDKERFASRENHCEIERRRRNKMTAYITELSDMVPTCSALARKPDKLTILRMAVAHMKALRGTGNTNNDGSYKPSFLTDQELKHLILEAADGFLFVVTCDSGRIIYVSDSIGPVLNHTQNDWFGSIIFDHLHPEDIEKVREQLSTQEPQNTGRILDLKTGTVKKEGHQSSMRFCMGSRRGFICRMKIGNLSPDSMAAGHLNRSRQRNSLGPSRDGQNFAVVHCTGYIKSWPPSGQFDNPLTGVQMERIMEEDSAHCCLIAIGRLQVTSTPNISDLSGSNSNSEFISRHSMDGKFTFVDQRVLQLLGYSPSELLGKSCFDFFHPEDQPHMKESFEEVLKMKGQVVSVLYRFRAKNREWVCLRTSAFAFLNPYTEDIEYIVCTNIVTTKGMHSTTDNSESVSQVAYQSQQPGIDYSIPSGTRRDVYSSHLISPAPQHMIASNQRPNSTHNVYNYDPNPSPISYNSPSHQPQQQQQPPSNINRINKTSPAPAQPAWTLRQQQPVTEGYQYNQLSPSRSPNGPTYTQLNAGIRQNPAAAYHSGGAPANPGLWGWQGQTTESAGNANSPASHPVTVSTNPSGPPPHELSDMMVMQMLDENASTSFDALNMFSANFE, from the exons ATGTCCGCAATCACTCATTCTATATCAG CTACCGACGGCAGCAAAGTGGTGCTTCAAAAGCGAAGAACTGGTTCTATAGC ATCAGATGAAGAGGAGCAAAGTAAATTCTCAAGAATGGAAGATGACAATTTGCAAGATAAAGAACGGTTTGCCA GTAGGGAGAATCATTGCGAAATAGAGAGAAGGCGCCGCAACAAGATGACTGCCTACATTACGGAGCTGTCGGATATGGTGCCTACGTGCAGTGCCTTGGCTCGAAAACCCGATAAATTAACCATACTCCGGATGGCAGTTGCTCATATGAAAGCTCTCAGAG GCACAGGAAATACAAATAACGATGGATCTTATAAGCCGTCATTTTTGACAGATCAAGAGTTGAAGCATTTAATTTTAGAAGCTGCGGACGGATTTTTATTCGTGGTAACTTGCGATTCCGGACGCATAATATACGTATCCGATTCCATTGGTCCAGTTCTAAATCATACTCAG AACGACTGGTTCGGTTCGATTATTTTCGATCATTTACATCCCGAGGATATAGAAAAAGTAAGGGAACAGCTTTCTACCCAAGAACCTCAAAACACTGGTAGAATATTGGATCTGAAAACTGGCACAGTGAAAAAAGAAGGACACCAAT CTTCGATGCGTTTCTGTATGGGATCTCGAAGAGGATTCATCTGTCGAATGAAAATTGGCAATCTGAGCCCCGATTCGATGGCAGCTGGCCATTTGAATCGCTCGAGACAACGAAACAGTCTGGGACCTTCGCGAGATGGACAAAATTTCGCAGTTGTTCATTGTACCGGTTACATTAAAAGCTGGCCTCCCTCTGGTCAGTTTGATAACCCTTTAACGG GTGTACAAATGGAAAGGATCATGGAAGAAGATTCCGCGCATTGTTGTCTGATTGCTATCGGACGTTTACAAGTTACTTCTACGCCAAATATTTCTGATCTCTCAGGTTCAAATAGTAATTCAG AATTTATATCGAGACATTCGATGGATGGAAAGTTCACCTTTGTTGATCAAAGAGTTTTACAACTATTGGGCTACTCACCTTCCGAACTATTGGGCAAATCGTGTTTCGATTTCTTTCATCCGGAGGATCAACCTCATATGAAAGAAAGTTTCGAAGAAG tattgaaaatgaaaggacAGGTGGTCTCGGTCTTGTACCGGTTTCGTGCCAAAAATCGCGAATGGGTTTGTTTGAGAACGAGCGCATTCGCTTTTCTTAATCCATACACCGAAGATATCGAATACATCGTTTGTACAAATATCGTAACCACCAA GGGTATGCATTCCACAACAGACAACAGCGAAAGCGTCAGTCAAGTTGCTTACCAAAGCCAACAGCCTGGTATTGATTACAGTATCCCTAGTGGAACCAGGAGAGACGTCTATTCGTCGCATTTAATTAGTCCGGCACCTCAACATATGATTG CGAGCAATCAACGGCCTAACAGCACTCACAACGTGTATAATTACGATCCTAATCCGTCTCCAATTAGTTATAATTCACCGAGTCATCaaccacaacaacaacagcaacctCCTAGTAACATAAATAGAATCAATAAAACTAGTCCAGCGCCCGCTCAACCAGCTTGGACCTTGCGGCAG cAACAGCCAGTAACCGAAGGTTATCAATACAATCAGCTCAGTCCATCTCGGTCACCAAACGGGCCAACTTATACCCAGTTGAATGCTGGCATTAGGCAAAATCCCGCAGCCGCCTATCACAGCGGTGGCGCTCCGGCTAATCCTG GTTTATGGGGTTGGCAAGGTCAGACGACAGAATCGGCTGGTAACGCAAACAGCCCTGCCAGTCATCCTGTGACCGTTTCAACGAATCCCAGTGGACCTCCCCCTCATGAGCTTTCTGACATGATGGTTATGCAAATGTTGGATGAAAATGCGTCCACATCATTCGACGCATTAAATATGTTCAGCGCTAATTTCGAATGA
- the LOC135836958 gene encoding aryl hydrocarbon receptor nuclear translocator homolog isoform X4, whose protein sequence is MSAITHSISATDGSKVVLQKRRTGSIASDEEEQSKFSRMEDDNLQDKERFASRENHCEIERRRRNKMTAYITELSDMVPTCSALARKPDKLTILRMAVAHMKALRGTGNTNNDGSYKPSFLTDQELKHLILEAADGFLFVVTCDSGRIIYVSDSIGPVLNHTQNDWFGSIIFDHLHPEDIEKVREQLSTQEPQNTGRILDLKTGTVKKEGHQSSMRFCMGSRRGFICRMKIGNLSPDSMAAGHLNRSRQRNSLGPSRDGQNFAVVHCTGYIKSWPPSGVQMERIMEEDSAHCCLIAIGRLQVTSTPNISDLSGSNSNSEFISRHSMDGKFTFVDQRVLQLLGYSPSELLGKSCFDFFHPEDQPHMKESFEEVLKMKGQVVSVLYRFRAKNREWVCLRTSAFAFLNPYTEDIEYIVCTNIVTTKGMHSTTDNSESVSQVAYQSQQPGIDYSIPSGTRRDVYSSHLISPAPQHMIASNQRPNSTHNVYNYDPNPSPISYNSPSHQPQQQQQPPSNINRINKTSPAPAQPAWTLRQQQPVTEGYQYNQLSPSRSPNGPTYTQLNAGIRQNPAAAYHSGGAPANPGLWGWQGQTTESAGNANSPASHPVTVSTNPSGPPPHELSDMMVMQMLDENASTSFDALNMFSANFE, encoded by the exons ATGTCCGCAATCACTCATTCTATATCAG CTACCGACGGCAGCAAAGTGGTGCTTCAAAAGCGAAGAACTGGTTCTATAGC ATCAGATGAAGAGGAGCAAAGTAAATTCTCAAGAATGGAAGATGACAATTTGCAAGATAAAGAACGGTTTGCCA GTAGGGAGAATCATTGCGAAATAGAGAGAAGGCGCCGCAACAAGATGACTGCCTACATTACGGAGCTGTCGGATATGGTGCCTACGTGCAGTGCCTTGGCTCGAAAACCCGATAAATTAACCATACTCCGGATGGCAGTTGCTCATATGAAAGCTCTCAGAG GCACAGGAAATACAAATAACGATGGATCTTATAAGCCGTCATTTTTGACAGATCAAGAGTTGAAGCATTTAATTTTAGAAGCTGCGGACGGATTTTTATTCGTGGTAACTTGCGATTCCGGACGCATAATATACGTATCCGATTCCATTGGTCCAGTTCTAAATCATACTCAG AACGACTGGTTCGGTTCGATTATTTTCGATCATTTACATCCCGAGGATATAGAAAAAGTAAGGGAACAGCTTTCTACCCAAGAACCTCAAAACACTGGTAGAATATTGGATCTGAAAACTGGCACAGTGAAAAAAGAAGGACACCAAT CTTCGATGCGTTTCTGTATGGGATCTCGAAGAGGATTCATCTGTCGAATGAAAATTGGCAATCTGAGCCCCGATTCGATGGCAGCTGGCCATTTGAATCGCTCGAGACAACGAAACAGTCTGGGACCTTCGCGAGATGGACAAAATTTCGCAGTTGTTCATTGTACCGGTTACATTAAAAGCTGGCCTCCCTCTG GTGTACAAATGGAAAGGATCATGGAAGAAGATTCCGCGCATTGTTGTCTGATTGCTATCGGACGTTTACAAGTTACTTCTACGCCAAATATTTCTGATCTCTCAGGTTCAAATAGTAATTCAG AATTTATATCGAGACATTCGATGGATGGAAAGTTCACCTTTGTTGATCAAAGAGTTTTACAACTATTGGGCTACTCACCTTCCGAACTATTGGGCAAATCGTGTTTCGATTTCTTTCATCCGGAGGATCAACCTCATATGAAAGAAAGTTTCGAAGAAG tattgaaaatgaaaggacAGGTGGTCTCGGTCTTGTACCGGTTTCGTGCCAAAAATCGCGAATGGGTTTGTTTGAGAACGAGCGCATTCGCTTTTCTTAATCCATACACCGAAGATATCGAATACATCGTTTGTACAAATATCGTAACCACCAA GGGTATGCATTCCACAACAGACAACAGCGAAAGCGTCAGTCAAGTTGCTTACCAAAGCCAACAGCCTGGTATTGATTACAGTATCCCTAGTGGAACCAGGAGAGACGTCTATTCGTCGCATTTAATTAGTCCGGCACCTCAACATATGATTG CGAGCAATCAACGGCCTAACAGCACTCACAACGTGTATAATTACGATCCTAATCCGTCTCCAATTAGTTATAATTCACCGAGTCATCaaccacaacaacaacagcaacctCCTAGTAACATAAATAGAATCAATAAAACTAGTCCAGCGCCCGCTCAACCAGCTTGGACCTTGCGGCAG cAACAGCCAGTAACCGAAGGTTATCAATACAATCAGCTCAGTCCATCTCGGTCACCAAACGGGCCAACTTATACCCAGTTGAATGCTGGCATTAGGCAAAATCCCGCAGCCGCCTATCACAGCGGTGGCGCTCCGGCTAATCCTG GTTTATGGGGTTGGCAAGGTCAGACGACAGAATCGGCTGGTAACGCAAACAGCCCTGCCAGTCATCCTGTGACCGTTTCAACGAATCCCAGTGGACCTCCCCCTCATGAGCTTTCTGACATGATGGTTATGCAAATGTTGGATGAAAATGCGTCCACATCATTCGACGCATTAAATATGTTCAGCGCTAATTTCGAATGA
- the LOC135836958 gene encoding aryl hydrocarbon receptor nuclear translocator homolog isoform X1, protein MSAITHSISATDGSKVVLQKRRTGSIASDEEEQSKFSRMEDDNLQDKERFASRENHCEIERRRRNKMTAYITELSDMVPTCSALARKPDKLTILRMAVAHMKALRGTGNTNNDGSYKPSFLTDQELKHLILEAADGFLFVVTCDSGRIIYVSDSIGPVLNHTQNDWFGSIIFDHLHPEDIEKVREQLSTQEPQNTGRILDLKTGTVKKEGHQSSMRFCMGSRRGFICRMKIGNLSPDSMAAGHLNRSRQRNSLGPSRDGQNFAVVHCTGYIKSWPPSGQFDNPLTGVQMERIMEEDSAHCCLIAIGRLQVTSTPNISDLSGSNSNSEFISRHSMDGKFTFVDQRVLQLLGYSPSELLGKSCFDFFHPEDQPHMKESFEEVLKMKGQVVSVLYRFRAKNREWVCLRTSAFAFLNPYTEDIEYIVCTNIVTTNRGMHSTTDNSESVSQVAYQSQQPGIDYSIPSGTRRDVYSSHLISPAPQHMIASNQRPNSTHNVYNYDPNPSPISYNSPSHQPQQQQQPPSNINRINKTSPAPAQPAWTLRQQQPVTEGYQYNQLSPSRSPNGPTYTQLNAGIRQNPAAAYHSGGAPANPGLWGWQGQTTESAGNANSPASHPVTVSTNPSGPPPHELSDMMVMQMLDENASTSFDALNMFSANFE, encoded by the exons ATGTCCGCAATCACTCATTCTATATCAG CTACCGACGGCAGCAAAGTGGTGCTTCAAAAGCGAAGAACTGGTTCTATAGC ATCAGATGAAGAGGAGCAAAGTAAATTCTCAAGAATGGAAGATGACAATTTGCAAGATAAAGAACGGTTTGCCA GTAGGGAGAATCATTGCGAAATAGAGAGAAGGCGCCGCAACAAGATGACTGCCTACATTACGGAGCTGTCGGATATGGTGCCTACGTGCAGTGCCTTGGCTCGAAAACCCGATAAATTAACCATACTCCGGATGGCAGTTGCTCATATGAAAGCTCTCAGAG GCACAGGAAATACAAATAACGATGGATCTTATAAGCCGTCATTTTTGACAGATCAAGAGTTGAAGCATTTAATTTTAGAAGCTGCGGACGGATTTTTATTCGTGGTAACTTGCGATTCCGGACGCATAATATACGTATCCGATTCCATTGGTCCAGTTCTAAATCATACTCAG AACGACTGGTTCGGTTCGATTATTTTCGATCATTTACATCCCGAGGATATAGAAAAAGTAAGGGAACAGCTTTCTACCCAAGAACCTCAAAACACTGGTAGAATATTGGATCTGAAAACTGGCACAGTGAAAAAAGAAGGACACCAAT CTTCGATGCGTTTCTGTATGGGATCTCGAAGAGGATTCATCTGTCGAATGAAAATTGGCAATCTGAGCCCCGATTCGATGGCAGCTGGCCATTTGAATCGCTCGAGACAACGAAACAGTCTGGGACCTTCGCGAGATGGACAAAATTTCGCAGTTGTTCATTGTACCGGTTACATTAAAAGCTGGCCTCCCTCTGGTCAGTTTGATAACCCTTTAACGG GTGTACAAATGGAAAGGATCATGGAAGAAGATTCCGCGCATTGTTGTCTGATTGCTATCGGACGTTTACAAGTTACTTCTACGCCAAATATTTCTGATCTCTCAGGTTCAAATAGTAATTCAG AATTTATATCGAGACATTCGATGGATGGAAAGTTCACCTTTGTTGATCAAAGAGTTTTACAACTATTGGGCTACTCACCTTCCGAACTATTGGGCAAATCGTGTTTCGATTTCTTTCATCCGGAGGATCAACCTCATATGAAAGAAAGTTTCGAAGAAG tattgaaaatgaaaggacAGGTGGTCTCGGTCTTGTACCGGTTTCGTGCCAAAAATCGCGAATGGGTTTGTTTGAGAACGAGCGCATTCGCTTTTCTTAATCCATACACCGAAGATATCGAATACATCGTTTGTACAAATATCGTAACCACCAA TAGGGGTATGCATTCCACAACAGACAACAGCGAAAGCGTCAGTCAAGTTGCTTACCAAAGCCAACAGCCTGGTATTGATTACAGTATCCCTAGTGGAACCAGGAGAGACGTCTATTCGTCGCATTTAATTAGTCCGGCACCTCAACATATGATTG CGAGCAATCAACGGCCTAACAGCACTCACAACGTGTATAATTACGATCCTAATCCGTCTCCAATTAGTTATAATTCACCGAGTCATCaaccacaacaacaacagcaacctCCTAGTAACATAAATAGAATCAATAAAACTAGTCCAGCGCCCGCTCAACCAGCTTGGACCTTGCGGCAG cAACAGCCAGTAACCGAAGGTTATCAATACAATCAGCTCAGTCCATCTCGGTCACCAAACGGGCCAACTTATACCCAGTTGAATGCTGGCATTAGGCAAAATCCCGCAGCCGCCTATCACAGCGGTGGCGCTCCGGCTAATCCTG GTTTATGGGGTTGGCAAGGTCAGACGACAGAATCGGCTGGTAACGCAAACAGCCCTGCCAGTCATCCTGTGACCGTTTCAACGAATCCCAGTGGACCTCCCCCTCATGAGCTTTCTGACATGATGGTTATGCAAATGTTGGATGAAAATGCGTCCACATCATTCGACGCATTAAATATGTTCAGCGCTAATTTCGAATGA